From the Oleiphilus messinensis genome, one window contains:
- a CDS encoding LuxR C-terminal-related transcriptional regulator: MSTYVRANQSKQYNKMQFNAELVELAMLALESRLCVVQGPAGFGKTALIRHVLEVNRYQHVWLTFSELENETELFWQNISNAVSGKLRPRAGVGGIGKIVVDSSNTPDATESLEKPFEALLSELVRYSRSWQSSGSLILVLDQFETISNPQCQASFNNFVNQIPECIKIVIVSRVEPELQLAKRKAQRELAFINSRKLRCGRAQTEALLSAWCPVECSEAQIDQVWALSEGWITVISMLCSGLEDAADPELQLQLDLESPRFFDSYIETEVLPALSENTQAALGYLSLSPMAEPLAIKLDSQPSPLNRSSQFSGQFSSHLAFLELKRAGLLFDEPDTPRDLFFLPRIFRDWCARKKLLDQELAYRYRKEVAHWFEEHGYWSDAIDLYTASQKWKDAESCIRRAFVEWVRSGEIILAHRHLSGFPESSVETDPWLMFLDAFRLFYIREYTASLARLGRARVLVEELKDTKGDDEFAVDQLNGVSFCDRDLSDLADTIDYFAVYTAILSGNYDIAGFNSPSMNSISNRESEFLKPWGKQLTATRQFCAGNMIDAKREATESLTLALRLNNRAAIYASLDIFSSICFQLNDIQSLQHRLDEVETFVGVSWRKHPLGLVVPMVKGRLALDRSALAEAKRLFDEALDLASHTPYSMYHVYITFFRWWVSCSEGDFSAAQQAVTMLESLCPDPKRQRYSLTPSPARLSAINHTLINDFSAYFRWAAEFDPEQRLPVAVTYYDERLAWLQIRQLRGEYVHEAFQELYEETKALGMNRIALNALISSAVGHYYQGEPDLAVPLILKAGLKMQPENALRIFLDFGLERILPVLKIVNTTLGTQLVEHRTLNYVVAEIFGPREESNVVQGIPEPLSERETEVLRALDTGASNKQLSEKLGISLSTVKAHLRNIYGKMGVNNRTQALARARQRQILE, translated from the coding sequence ATGTCAACGTATGTGAGGGCGAATCAGAGTAAACAGTATAACAAAATGCAATTTAATGCCGAATTGGTGGAATTGGCAATGCTTGCGTTGGAATCTCGTTTGTGTGTAGTGCAAGGGCCGGCGGGATTTGGTAAAACGGCTTTGATTCGACATGTGCTGGAGGTAAATCGATACCAACATGTCTGGCTTACATTTTCGGAACTGGAAAATGAAACAGAATTGTTTTGGCAAAATATCTCGAATGCTGTTTCTGGCAAATTAAGACCAAGGGCAGGTGTTGGTGGTATTGGTAAAATCGTTGTAGATTCATCAAATACTCCTGACGCTACAGAGAGTCTGGAGAAACCCTTCGAAGCTTTGTTGTCAGAACTTGTTCGGTATTCTCGTAGTTGGCAATCCTCTGGATCTCTAATTTTGGTCCTGGATCAGTTCGAGACCATCAGTAACCCACAGTGCCAGGCCTCATTCAACAATTTTGTTAACCAAATCCCTGAGTGTATAAAAATCGTAATCGTAAGCCGCGTTGAACCCGAATTGCAGCTGGCGAAACGCAAAGCTCAACGGGAACTCGCGTTTATCAATTCTCGAAAGCTTCGGTGCGGAAGAGCACAGACTGAAGCGTTATTGTCCGCATGGTGTCCGGTCGAATGTTCTGAGGCACAGATCGATCAGGTTTGGGCATTATCTGAAGGCTGGATTACCGTAATTTCCATGCTTTGCAGCGGGCTGGAGGATGCTGCTGACCCTGAGCTGCAACTCCAGTTAGATCTGGAGTCGCCACGATTCTTCGATTCATATATTGAAACCGAGGTTTTACCCGCCTTATCAGAAAATACACAAGCGGCTCTCGGTTATTTGTCACTTTCGCCAATGGCGGAGCCGTTAGCGATCAAATTGGATAGCCAGCCTTCACCGCTGAATCGTTCTTCCCAGTTCTCGGGTCAATTTTCTTCACACTTGGCTTTTCTTGAATTAAAACGTGCTGGCTTGTTATTTGATGAACCTGATACCCCGCGAGATTTGTTTTTCTTGCCCAGGATTTTTCGTGACTGGTGTGCTCGAAAGAAATTGCTTGATCAGGAATTAGCGTATCGCTATAGAAAAGAGGTTGCGCATTGGTTCGAGGAACATGGGTATTGGTCGGACGCGATTGACTTGTATACCGCTTCTCAAAAATGGAAGGACGCTGAATCCTGCATTAGGCGGGCATTCGTTGAGTGGGTGAGAAGTGGTGAAATTATCCTCGCTCATCGTCATCTCTCTGGCTTTCCTGAGTCCTCGGTTGAGACCGACCCATGGTTAATGTTTCTGGATGCATTCAGACTTTTTTATATCCGTGAATATACCGCTTCGTTGGCGAGATTGGGCCGGGCTCGAGTTCTGGTTGAGGAATTGAAAGACACTAAAGGCGATGACGAATTTGCTGTCGACCAACTTAATGGTGTTTCTTTCTGCGATAGAGACTTGAGTGATCTTGCTGATACGATTGATTATTTTGCAGTGTATACCGCAATTCTGTCTGGAAACTACGATATCGCGGGATTCAATTCCCCGTCCATGAACTCGATATCCAATAGAGAATCCGAGTTTCTGAAACCGTGGGGAAAGCAATTAACTGCTACGCGTCAGTTTTGTGCAGGAAATATGATTGACGCGAAGCGGGAGGCCACAGAATCGTTGACGCTGGCGTTGAGATTGAACAATCGAGCAGCGATTTACGCCAGCCTTGATATTTTTAGTTCGATTTGTTTTCAGTTAAATGATATCCAGTCCTTACAGCATCGTCTGGACGAAGTTGAGACGTTTGTGGGCGTATCCTGGAGAAAGCATCCACTCGGACTCGTAGTTCCAATGGTCAAAGGGCGGCTGGCATTGGACCGGTCTGCTTTGGCTGAGGCAAAGCGATTGTTTGATGAAGCCTTAGATCTGGCATCGCACACGCCTTACTCGATGTACCATGTTTACATTACCTTTTTCAGGTGGTGGGTCAGCTGTAGTGAGGGTGATTTTTCAGCAGCGCAACAGGCCGTTACCATGCTGGAAAGTCTATGTCCAGATCCAAAGCGGCAACGGTACTCACTTACTCCCAGTCCGGCTAGATTGTCCGCGATAAATCATACTTTGATCAATGATTTCTCTGCATATTTTCGATGGGCCGCAGAATTTGATCCTGAGCAGAGATTGCCGGTCGCTGTGACCTATTATGATGAGCGGTTGGCATGGCTGCAGATCAGGCAGCTCAGGGGTGAGTATGTACACGAGGCGTTTCAGGAGCTCTATGAGGAAACAAAGGCGCTGGGCATGAACCGTATTGCGCTAAACGCGTTGATTTCTTCAGCGGTTGGTCACTATTACCAAGGAGAACCGGATCTGGCAGTTCCATTGATCCTGAAAGCGGGCCTTAAAATGCAACCTGAGAATGCATTGCGAATATTCCTTGATTTCGGGCTCGAGAGGATTCTGCCTGTCTTAAAAATAGTAAACACAACGCTTGGCACTCAACTTGTCGAGCACCGAACTTTAAATTATGTAGTCGCTGAAATATTCGGCCCCCGCGAAGAATCCAATGTAGTTCAAGGGATCCCGGAACCTTTGAGTGAACGTGAAACTGAGGTATTGAGAGCGCTGGATACGGGGGCGAGCAATAAACAACTCTCGGAAAAGCTGGGTATTTCCCTGTCTACGGTCAAAGCCCATTTGCGTAACATTTATGGCAAAATGGGGGTAAACAATCGGACTCAAGCACTCGCCAGAGCCCGTCAGCGGCAGATCCTTGAATAG
- a CDS encoding BatD family protein — protein sequence MVRQAAIISFKDAVKLCTVWLIFFTLFGSLSAQSDTLSVRVDKNKIYETDTLTLQIEGEVELDLSLGGLLSLGRSDFPAPDTTPLLSQFEILSQNQQYNMRHINGETKAQITWQYTLAPKQTGKLTIPALTLKDDSSEPIAIEVLPGQSKPGDGTPSLAFFETEIDKQTVYLQEQVIFTVRFFHTGNARGDLSQPEHKDIIIELLDENRYNTMRYNINYEVIERKYVLFPQVTGTIIVPKIEFSGQVRNLRRRMEYKRAYSTDQTISVKSIPDTFTGTHWLPLRSLTLKESWDKDPAEITVGDALNRSISLQAIAALGSALPNIPADNNTNLKLYPAPLEKNSTPNPLGAEATAEQNIAVIAVEPGTITLPAIRIPWWDTAQDIEQIAEIPARTIHILPDATQPEPVPTAPVAIQDDIGNDTEKTPQLQTINTNGETVIWQWLSFGLAALWLLTIIAIILIIRNRQNTAPAPTKPVGHNPEWKHVFAAFSAGEKNAISLLIRQLQHENTGGAAATGDLRGQPFINLEWVKRYFDSPELTKLLNAYERELYGVNSKRSIDSQIQLGTNINAVMKRCLKNVSSRTPKTKQSDLPDLYPN from the coding sequence ATGGTGAGACAAGCCGCAATCATATCGTTTAAAGACGCAGTCAAACTATGCACGGTATGGCTCATTTTTTTCACGCTTTTTGGTTCGTTGTCAGCCCAAAGTGACACGCTTTCCGTTCGCGTGGATAAAAATAAAATTTATGAAACCGACACCCTGACGTTACAAATTGAGGGCGAGGTTGAATTGGATTTGTCTCTGGGTGGTCTCTTGTCTTTAGGCCGCTCCGATTTTCCTGCGCCGGACACCACGCCATTGCTGTCACAGTTCGAGATTTTGTCTCAAAATCAGCAGTACAATATGCGACACATCAACGGAGAAACGAAAGCGCAAATTACCTGGCAGTATACCCTTGCACCCAAACAGACCGGTAAACTGACCATTCCTGCGCTTACTTTAAAAGATGACTCGTCGGAACCCATCGCAATAGAAGTACTCCCGGGTCAATCCAAGCCGGGAGATGGAACGCCCTCCCTCGCTTTTTTCGAAACTGAGATCGACAAACAAACAGTCTACCTTCAGGAACAGGTTATATTCACCGTTCGCTTCTTCCATACCGGGAATGCCAGGGGCGACTTATCCCAACCGGAACATAAAGATATCATCATTGAACTTCTCGATGAAAACCGTTACAACACGATGCGTTATAACATTAACTATGAAGTTATCGAACGCAAATATGTGCTTTTTCCACAAGTCACGGGCACAATCATTGTCCCCAAGATTGAGTTCTCAGGTCAAGTACGCAACTTGAGAAGACGAATGGAGTACAAACGCGCTTACTCTACTGATCAGACCATTTCGGTGAAATCCATACCCGATACCTTCACCGGTACACATTGGCTCCCGCTTCGAAGCCTGACACTTAAGGAGTCCTGGGACAAAGATCCAGCTGAAATTACAGTCGGTGATGCCCTGAATCGGTCAATTTCGTTACAGGCTATCGCAGCATTGGGCTCAGCACTGCCCAATATACCGGCGGACAACAACACAAACCTGAAGCTTTACCCTGCCCCACTCGAAAAGAACTCGACGCCGAATCCACTCGGCGCAGAAGCGACCGCCGAACAGAACATTGCAGTAATTGCCGTTGAACCCGGTACAATAACCCTGCCTGCAATACGTATTCCCTGGTGGGATACAGCTCAAGACATCGAGCAAATCGCCGAAATCCCGGCAAGGACAATTCATATTCTCCCGGATGCAACACAACCCGAGCCGGTCCCCACTGCGCCAGTCGCCATACAAGACGATATTGGCAATGACACCGAAAAAACACCACAGCTACAGACAATCAACACTAACGGAGAAACAGTAATTTGGCAGTGGCTGTCATTTGGCCTTGCCGCTCTCTGGCTACTCACAATCATTGCGATAATATTGATTATCCGAAATCGCCAAAATACAGCTCCAGCCCCCACAAAACCGGTCGGCCATAACCCTGAATGGAAGCATGTGTTTGCGGCATTCAGCGCGGGAGAAAAGAATGCAATTTCGCTCTTGATCCGACAACTTCAGCATGAAAATACGGGAGGTGCTGCAGCAACAGGCGATTTAAGAGGACAACCATTCATTAATCTGGAATGGGTAAAGCGCTATTTCGATTCACCCGAATTAACCAAATTGCTGAATGCTTATGAAAGAGAGCTCTACGGTGTGAATAGTAAACGATCAATCGATAGCCAAATTCAACTGGGTACAAATATTAATGCGGTGATGAAACGTTGCCTCAAGAATGTATCTTCTCGCACGCCAAAAACAAAGCAGTCTGACTTACCGGACTTGTACCCCAACTAA
- a CDS encoding acyl-CoA desaturase: MAEPKNFTRSQLSSRQHSSSWMDSEKEEAPVNWVATILFLVTGSIALIVVPAYGFMYGFDLFEWLTFAAFLFFSGTGITAGYHRLWAHNAYEAHPIVKYWLAFWGAASVQNSILVWASGHRTHHRYVDSKEKDPYSINRGFWFAHLGWMVRHYESSQEDFSNAKDLQRDKVVMLQHNHYLKFVFASTILLPMILGFLNGDVWGTLLLAGFFRLFLNHHFTFFINSLCHMWGKQPYTDTNTAKDNPVLALFTYGEGYHNFHHFFQTDYRNGVRWWQIDPTKWLINFWSRIGLAKNLRRTPAFKIREAMVKMQFQRAETSLQKVSNTADNSWKTVMENEYRQFLATMDEWTQLRGEWMKKQRENLTQKRESLMAKFDTSTVKSRFKELEYALRLQQDRLKQFNRMLATA; this comes from the coding sequence ATGGCCGAACCAAAGAACTTTACTCGTAGTCAGCTTTCCAGCAGACAACATTCAAGCTCCTGGATGGATTCTGAAAAAGAAGAGGCGCCAGTTAATTGGGTCGCCACCATACTTTTTCTGGTAACGGGCAGTATCGCCCTGATCGTTGTGCCTGCATATGGCTTTATGTATGGCTTTGACCTCTTCGAATGGCTCACATTCGCGGCTTTTTTATTCTTCTCAGGCACTGGTATAACTGCAGGCTACCACAGACTGTGGGCTCACAATGCTTATGAGGCTCACCCAATCGTAAAATACTGGCTGGCTTTCTGGGGTGCAGCGTCGGTGCAAAACAGCATCCTGGTCTGGGCATCGGGTCATCGAACCCATCACCGATACGTTGATAGTAAAGAGAAAGACCCTTACTCAATCAACCGGGGATTCTGGTTCGCACACCTGGGCTGGATGGTTCGCCACTATGAAAGCAGCCAGGAAGATTTCTCGAACGCCAAAGACTTGCAGCGTGACAAAGTGGTAATGCTACAACATAATCATTACCTTAAATTCGTATTCGCCTCCACCATTTTGTTGCCGATGATATTGGGCTTCCTCAACGGTGATGTCTGGGGTACGCTCTTACTGGCCGGGTTTTTCCGGTTGTTTTTGAATCATCACTTTACTTTTTTCATCAACAGCTTATGTCACATGTGGGGGAAACAGCCCTACACCGATACCAACACAGCAAAAGACAATCCAGTATTGGCGCTTTTCACCTATGGCGAGGGGTACCACAATTTTCATCATTTCTTCCAGACTGACTACCGCAATGGTGTACGCTGGTGGCAAATCGATCCTACCAAGTGGCTGATTAATTTCTGGTCGAGAATTGGTTTAGCCAAGAACTTGCGCCGTACTCCCGCCTTTAAAATTCGTGAAGCTATGGTCAAAATGCAGTTTCAACGAGCGGAAACCTCGCTGCAAAAAGTATCCAATACTGCAGACAATAGCTGGAAAACCGTTATGGAGAACGAATATCGACAGTTCCTGGCGACCATGGATGAGTGGACGCAACTACGCGGCGAATGGATGAAGAAGCAACGAGAGAACCTGACTCAGAAACGGGAGTCACTAATGGCAAAATTTGACACATCAACAGTCAAGAGCCGGTTCAAAGAATTAGAATATGCATTGCGGTTACAACAAGACCGCTTGAAACAATTCAATCGTATGCTTGCAACAGCCTGA
- a CDS encoding CC0125/CC1285 family lipoprotein, which produces MNTVILGTLIMLLSACANVELYVPKEGDTPHGYYAQQITPNSYLVSYETYKPITSEEVESLALRYAAELTRELKFGVFEVIHTDLEENVDLVESPELRGTTYASLHGSNTAVTPAYTREVRVKRVTLEILMSEPL; this is translated from the coding sequence ATGAACACCGTGATTTTGGGTACTTTGATAATGTTGTTATCCGCGTGTGCCAATGTCGAACTGTACGTCCCTAAAGAAGGTGATACTCCCCATGGCTACTACGCGCAGCAAATCACGCCGAACAGTTACCTGGTTTCTTACGAAACCTATAAGCCGATAACATCAGAAGAAGTAGAATCATTGGCTTTGCGGTACGCTGCGGAACTAACCCGTGAATTAAAATTCGGCGTTTTTGAAGTGATTCATACAGATCTGGAAGAAAATGTCGATTTGGTTGAGAGTCCAGAGCTCCGTGGCACAACCTATGCCTCTCTCCATGGCAGTAATACCGCCGTTACACCAGCTTATACCCGGGAGGTAAGGGTAAAAAGAGTCACCCTGGAGATTCTGATGTCCGAGCCACTCTAA
- a CDS encoding ATP-binding protein produces the protein MFLKKCIYVNWGNVPNSELEFGPINLFSGGNGSGKTTAADALQTVMTAAHDTLFTYNPGQDEATQRGRGGKQVRTLASYILGCDDGSYARLGVTDGYIAACFHPTEGEVNEPFTAVICCRARIEQSGKNRIARQTELFFLIIPGHELYLERDFVRTDDLGARHIISLDSIATRLKKDFPVEKYETKKAYLKRLYGALRSKSADVSEREALNAARAFSRFMAYKPVKSINDFVANEILEKKDLGDAIRTVSDLLKSIHGMESDANRLKESANLLNSAKHSGEAYIASWINYHCWGCTEAQFKFERQSAALHALTAKENQLISEKQANSHEREKISTRIERTDEQLLELTAKRLGFQPLQQKDELEKHIAQLSYELHKSAPLLLQQSKRLDQILRTSASLVDELRATDFTLDLDAAYQNLLTTCARQLLKSTGNLSLDLTSLFSRDWIDISPLESHLDAAGRIQRYANEWFGLIHGDSGTGVNLRAHSLKLLQKREQHKEKTEAARLQKQAEIDYLSARQSIYPQHIRNAVETIEKHCPGSDPRVLCDYVEVTKPEWQNAIEGYIGGARYSIIVQADCEAEAMKVVRNAKLGGSVRVIQSEQAKADASRFKVGKDSILQVLKFHHATAKDYITASYGNVQRVNDEEQLRRTRRGVTSTGLGSGAYSMWRCAISDADLVFGQGARERALAAKQVELENLLAENQKAAELWQRTDRFFKMIERISEVDYAEQLRYMVESHRKLQDAETQLSRLDVNDYAEIENELARFKTAKEELSENLKSLYEAHGSLNTELHKLIKEKELLQSLMPELEAGVHNNEANLERIRKAWPDVDVEGRLADARNLGKTISPERLSAELQTARAEMDSRVHQFESGLITHNQQSLSVYQIPYVSDYTERHTERFFIRTCDTFREIDRVHNQLLNNILVEKLDNLKKLKTTFNNTFVAHLCHAIYQAVQDGKRVLDELNRELEHHQFGADREHFSFGVRWVPEFKEYWDFFTEVRNMPNLGDGTTLFEADLSVKGQKVRDKLMLMLLSEDEHHALRELERISDYRNYRNYEIYKQPEGKQPIALSQYGTGSGGQLETPAYIIRAAAITSAFRFATGESHLRMVLVDEAFSKMDEVRSREVIGYLTKTLGLQLIFIMPTSKSGPFLDLISNQFVFSKCPSKHPVGELNTRVLLDRQQCNQDKIKALWAEHRRQIRHQFALDFMEEFKS, from the coding sequence ATGTTTTTGAAAAAATGCATCTATGTGAATTGGGGAAATGTCCCGAATTCCGAGCTTGAGTTCGGACCGATTAACCTTTTTTCTGGCGGTAATGGCTCAGGAAAAACGACTGCAGCAGATGCGCTCCAGACTGTGATGACGGCAGCTCACGACACATTGTTTACATATAATCCCGGACAGGATGAAGCGACTCAAAGAGGTCGTGGTGGAAAGCAGGTTCGAACACTGGCCTCCTATATTTTGGGATGTGACGATGGATCTTATGCGCGCTTAGGGGTCACAGATGGCTATATCGCAGCATGTTTTCACCCTACCGAGGGTGAAGTAAATGAGCCGTTTACAGCGGTAATCTGTTGTCGTGCACGTATCGAACAATCGGGTAAAAACCGGATAGCGCGGCAGACGGAATTGTTTTTTTTGATTATTCCGGGTCACGAGCTATACCTTGAACGTGATTTTGTCAGAACGGATGATCTTGGCGCGAGGCACATAATATCACTCGATTCAATTGCTACGCGATTGAAAAAAGACTTCCCGGTTGAAAAATACGAAACAAAAAAAGCATATTTGAAGCGTTTGTACGGTGCGCTGCGCTCTAAGAGTGCTGATGTAAGTGAACGTGAAGCACTCAATGCTGCTCGCGCGTTTTCAAGGTTTATGGCTTACAAACCGGTCAAAAGTATTAATGATTTTGTCGCGAACGAAATCCTTGAAAAAAAAGACCTTGGCGATGCGATTCGTACAGTATCTGACCTTCTAAAGTCAATTCATGGTATGGAAAGTGATGCCAATCGATTAAAAGAGTCGGCAAACCTTTTAAATTCTGCCAAGCATTCCGGTGAGGCCTATATCGCAAGCTGGATTAATTACCATTGCTGGGGGTGCACTGAAGCTCAATTCAAGTTCGAACGTCAGAGCGCGGCATTGCATGCATTGACAGCAAAAGAAAATCAGCTCATTTCCGAAAAGCAGGCTAACTCCCATGAGCGAGAGAAAATATCAACCCGGATAGAGCGCACAGATGAGCAGCTTCTGGAGTTAACTGCGAAACGGCTTGGTTTCCAACCATTGCAGCAGAAGGACGAGCTTGAGAAACACATCGCTCAATTGAGTTATGAGCTGCATAAATCCGCGCCGCTGTTATTGCAACAAAGTAAACGACTGGATCAGATTCTGCGGACATCAGCGTCACTGGTCGATGAATTACGCGCTACTGATTTCACACTCGATCTTGATGCAGCCTATCAAAATTTACTGACCACCTGTGCCAGACAACTCCTTAAATCTACGGGGAATCTCAGTCTGGACTTAACTAGCCTGTTCAGCCGGGATTGGATTGATATTAGTCCCTTGGAGTCCCATCTCGATGCGGCAGGACGAATTCAGCGGTACGCGAACGAATGGTTTGGCCTGATCCATGGAGATTCGGGCACAGGAGTTAATCTGCGAGCGCATTCACTCAAGCTGCTCCAGAAGCGTGAGCAACATAAAGAAAAAACGGAAGCAGCACGATTACAAAAACAGGCAGAGATAGATTATCTTTCTGCGCGACAATCGATCTATCCTCAACATATTCGAAATGCAGTTGAAACGATCGAAAAGCATTGTCCGGGGTCAGACCCGCGGGTGTTGTGTGATTATGTCGAAGTAACGAAACCCGAGTGGCAAAATGCCATAGAAGGGTACATCGGTGGTGCCAGATACTCCATTATCGTACAAGCTGACTGTGAAGCAGAGGCGATGAAAGTTGTGCGGAATGCCAAATTAGGCGGTTCTGTTAGAGTTATTCAAAGCGAACAAGCTAAAGCTGATGCTTCCCGCTTTAAAGTCGGTAAAGATTCAATTCTACAGGTTCTTAAATTTCATCACGCTACAGCTAAAGATTACATCACTGCGAGCTATGGCAATGTACAACGGGTTAATGATGAAGAGCAGCTGAGACGTACACGGAGAGGGGTTACGTCCACCGGGCTTGGCTCCGGCGCTTACAGCATGTGGCGTTGTGCGATTTCTGATGCTGATCTGGTGTTTGGTCAGGGGGCCCGTGAGCGAGCTTTAGCGGCGAAACAAGTGGAACTTGAAAATCTGTTAGCAGAGAACCAGAAGGCCGCTGAGTTATGGCAAAGGACAGATCGTTTTTTCAAAATGATTGAGCGCATTAGTGAAGTCGATTATGCCGAACAGTTGCGTTATATGGTTGAAAGTCATCGCAAGTTACAAGATGCCGAGACACAACTCTCCCGGTTGGATGTAAATGACTATGCTGAAATTGAGAATGAGCTTGCGAGATTTAAAACGGCTAAAGAAGAATTGTCGGAAAATTTGAAGTCGCTTTATGAAGCCCATGGCAGTTTGAATACCGAATTGCACAAGCTCATTAAAGAAAAAGAGTTGTTACAGTCTTTAATGCCAGAGTTGGAAGCCGGTGTACACAATAATGAAGCAAATTTAGAACGTATCCGGAAAGCCTGGCCGGATGTTGATGTTGAAGGCCGTCTTGCAGATGCCAGAAATCTGGGTAAAACCATTTCACCTGAGCGTTTGTCTGCAGAATTACAAACGGCACGAGCTGAAATGGATTCCAGAGTACATCAATTTGAAAGCGGTTTGATCACACATAACCAGCAAAGTCTTTCCGTGTATCAGATTCCTTATGTCTCGGATTACACGGAGCGCCATACGGAACGATTCTTCATTCGCACATGTGATACGTTTCGAGAGATAGATCGAGTCCACAATCAACTGTTAAATAATATCTTGGTTGAGAAGCTGGATAACCTTAAAAAACTCAAAACCACCTTTAATAACACATTCGTTGCGCACTTGTGTCATGCAATCTACCAGGCTGTGCAAGATGGTAAGCGGGTTTTAGACGAGCTAAATCGTGAGTTGGAACACCACCAATTTGGTGCGGACCGAGAACACTTTTCATTCGGTGTTCGTTGGGTACCGGAGTTTAAAGAATACTGGGATTTTTTCACCGAAGTACGGAACATGCCGAACTTAGGTGATGGAACCACTTTGTTCGAAGCGGATCTGTCGGTCAAAGGGCAAAAAGTCAGAGACAAGTTGATGTTGATGCTGTTATCGGAAGATGAGCATCACGCACTCAGAGAGTTGGAGCGCATTTCCGACTATCGCAATTATCGTAATTACGAGATCTATAAGCAGCCAGAAGGGAAGCAACCCATTGCACTTTCTCAATATGGTACAGGGAGTGGGGGGCAGCTGGAAACGCCTGCGTATATTATTCGCGCTGCTGCGATCACATCCGCTTTCCGCTTTGCGACCGGTGAAAGTCACCTACGGATGGTGTTGGTGGATGAAGCATTTTCGAAAATGGATGAGGTGCGATCGAGGGAAGTCATTGGTTATCTGACGAAGACACTGGGTCTTCAGTTGATTTTTATTATGCCTACGAGTAAGTCCGGTCCTTTCCTGGATTTGATCAGTAACCAGTTTGTTTTTTCGAAGTGCCCATCAAAACATCCTGTGGGTGAATTAAACACCCGGGTTTTGCTGGATCGTCAACAATGTAACCAGGACAAGATTAAAGCGTTGTGGGCTGAGCACCGACGACAGATACGTCATCAATTCGCGTTGGATTTTATGGAAGAGTTCAAGTCTTGA